A section of the Ignavibacteriales bacterium genome encodes:
- a CDS encoding CHAD domain-containing protein — MSRANDIQELNPDSPLHESLKLLINNGVKELVSLSTDKKGISNPNIIHDIRVSARRLQTVLDSIGEILPLPLLNKGKSTLKDIIKSLGKARENDVSIQLIEKFLKKHKKDSRTDTLNLLIARLKKQAKGHRVDAINNSKVINEINYLSNKYLIQVNTLNIKSFRDIKYLNLNQGIRANGLLIVPRFYDRVMRLAKPIMENPDSKNSEELHKMRIKGKPLRYAMEFFRFAYGPSFGKLAKEVKDFVEILGEIHDRDILDEQITEFRMEMSIFNDISPKNKLSLLLLKKLIAKLLLERKKYYEMIRVTLQTWNNTNFREKIIYAISE, encoded by the coding sequence ATGTCCAGGGCAAATGACATACAAGAATTAAATCCTGACAGCCCATTACATGAATCCTTAAAGCTATTAATAAATAATGGAGTTAAGGAGTTAGTATCGCTTTCCACCGACAAAAAAGGAATATCCAATCCTAATATTATCCACGATATACGTGTGTCAGCCCGTCGTCTTCAAACAGTCTTAGACTCAATTGGCGAAATACTTCCCTTACCGCTATTAAACAAAGGAAAATCCACTCTCAAAGATATAATAAAATCACTCGGAAAGGCACGGGAAAACGATGTCTCGATCCAGCTTATAGAAAAGTTTTTAAAGAAACACAAGAAGGATTCCCGAACGGATACATTAAATTTGCTTATTGCCCGGCTAAAAAAGCAGGCAAAAGGACATAGAGTAGATGCTATAAATAATAGCAAAGTAATTAATGAAATAAATTATCTTAGCAACAAGTATCTAATACAAGTTAATACTTTAAATATTAAATCATTTAGAGATATTAAGTATTTAAATTTAAATCAAGGAATCAGGGCAAATGGACTATTAATAGTGCCCCGATTTTACGACAGGGTAATGCGGTTAGCAAAGCCAATTATGGAAAATCCCGACAGCAAAAATTCAGAGGAGCTACATAAGATGCGTATTAAAGGTAAACCCCTCCGGTACGCTATGGAATTTTTTCGGTTTGCTTATGGACCAAGTTTTGGTAAGTTAGCTAAAGAGGTAAAGGATTTTGTTGAAATACTGGGTGAAATACATGATAGAGATATCTTAGACGAGCAGATAACTGAATTTCGTATGGAAATGTCTATATTTAATGATATTTCACCTAAAAATAAACTTAGCTTACTCCTTTTAAAAAAACTAATCGCGAAATTATTGCTCGAGAGAAAGAAATATTACGAAATGATCAGAGTAACTCTCCAAACATGGAATAATACAAATTTCCGTGAAAAAATAATCTATGCTATTTCAGAGTAA
- a CDS encoding YqgE/AlgH family protein has product MGKNYNKPAKGRLLISAPFLNDIFKRSVIYLTEHNDEGSIGFIVNKPLKLKAGDVIEDLPGFEAPVFLGGPVQQEMLNFIHRAGDQIDGGYEIGNGLFWGGNFETVKILASSGSLNPSDFRFYMGYAGWSPGQLEGEMNYDSWIVTEDHKSRIFDENMDSLWSDLLRDMGGEFKIISTFPEDPSVN; this is encoded by the coding sequence ATGGGCAAAAATTACAATAAACCCGCAAAAGGCAGATTACTTATTTCGGCTCCCTTTTTGAACGATATTTTTAAAAGATCGGTAATTTACCTTACAGAACATAATGACGAGGGAAGCATAGGATTTATAGTTAATAAGCCCTTAAAACTTAAAGCGGGAGACGTAATAGAAGATCTGCCCGGTTTCGAAGCTCCGGTATTTCTCGGGGGTCCGGTTCAGCAGGAAATGCTCAATTTTATACACAGAGCCGGTGATCAAATAGATGGCGGATACGAGATAGGAAATGGGCTTTTTTGGGGCGGAAACTTTGAAACTGTAAAAATACTTGCCTCAAGTGGTTCATTAAATCCATCTGACTTTAGATTTTATATGGGATATGCCGGCTGGAGTCCGGGACAATTGGAAGGTGAAATGAACTATGATTCCTGGATCGTTACAGAGGACCATAAATCGAGGATTTTTGATGAAAATATGGATAGTTTATGGAGTGACCTATTGCGAGATATGGGAGGCGAATTTAAGATTATATCTACATTTCCTGAAGATCCATCCGTCAATTAA